CTAAAGCTGTTTCGGAGATCGCAAAAGAAAGTGCGGTGACCACAAAAGACTTTTACCGTTTGTGAATAAAAAAAAGCCTCCGCTCAATGAGCGGAGGCTTCCCTAAATCAAACTAGATTACAAATTTTAGAATTTGTAAACGAGGTCAGCTTGGATGAGTTCTTCAGAAACGTCACCATTGATCTCTTCTGTGTCGTAGTACTTAACACCAGCAGTCATGTTCTTAGTGATTTTGTATTTAGCACCAAGAACTAAACCTTCACGACCTGCGCCGCCTTTGAAGTCAGAGTCCATAATGATAGAAGGAACTGCGTTCTCTTCCATTGAACGCCACTCAGCACCAAAGGAAAAAGCTCCAATTCCAGCTTTTGCACCAATCATGTAAGCTGTATCTTCATCATCAGCTTCAGTATTGATTGAGTATTGAGCGTAAGGAGTGATTTTAACACCATCAAGCTTGATGTACATTTCAGCAAGAAGGTCGAAGAGCATAACTTCATCAAGAACGTTACCATCTTCATCAACACCATCCCAGCCACCGTTTCTATCGGCACCATCAATATTTTGATAGCTGTAAACAGCACCCGCAACTTTGAACATGTCAGATTTTACACCAACTTGTGCAGCGTAGAGAGAAGTATCTGATTCTTTTTCATCATCATGCGTTTGAACTGTGAATCCACCAACAGTTGCAAATAACATACCCATATCAACTTGGTAAGCTACACCAGTAGGACGGTAGTCACCATCGAAGAAAGCTTTAGTCGTGAAGAATGGGTTCTTCATTTTACCAAGAATGAGTGTTTGCTTACCATCGCTGAGATCCCAGCTGTGCTTTGCGTAAGCGTAATCTAAACGAAGATCGCCTGAGTCCCAAGGATTATTAGTACCCTTGCTATTTTCGCTACTACCATATGTATGGTTCGTAGAGCTACCGTCAGAACCACCAGTAGCTATACCAATACCAATATCCCATCCATCAGAAGTTTTCCACTCGGCACCAATACGTACACGCTCACGGAAACGATCGCGCTTCTCATCGCCTTTATCTTCAGTCTGGTAACGGAGTCTCAAATCACCTTTAATTTTAAGGCCTTCAACGTGACTACTTAAAGAAAGAAGTGAAGATTGCTTGCTAACTTCAGACTTGATTTCATCTTTAATATATTTGTGAATAGCTTCGTTATGAACAGACTCAACATCTTTAATTTGCTGGCGCATAGCCTGCATCTCTTGTTGTTGCTTAACATAAGCATTCTTGAGCTCTTCTAATTGAGCAGAAACATCGTCAGCCGCTGTGGCTGAAAGGGCTGCAGTCATAAGAGAAGCAGCAACGATCTTTTTTACTAACATAATAGTATTACCTTGTTTTTGTTTACGTTTGTACAGATGCACAATTTGTTTGTGTACATGGTGATTTTAGAACTATCATGTTTAGACTTCTTTGGGCTTTTGTTAAACCTTTGTTAAGTTTGCGATTTAAGCATAAAAAAGCTTGCTATGAGTTATGTACATCCGCTTTATTCTATAAGGAAATGGATTATGGAAAGGATAAATATGCTATGCGCAAATATTTTACACTTATAGAATTGATGACGACGATGACTGTCATATCAATCATTGCATCAATGATTTTACCTAGTTTCAATCGAGGACGACAGCAAGCTCTTAAAAGCTCATGTAAAAACAATTTAAAGAATATTAGTTTGGTGAACAGTATCTACACGGATGACCATAATGGTTTGGTCATACCTGCTGACTTTGGCAATACTAATGAAGGCAAACTCCATCATTGGGCCAACTATATTACTTTCATGGATATAAGCGAAAACATTCTCAAATGTCCGGCACTCGATGACGATGAGCATTTTGATCCCGCAGGGCATGACCCCCAAACGGGCAACATATATACTGAAGCTGCCTACATTATGAATATCATCCCCAGCGATGGCTGGAATTCATCACCCATCAGCATCGATGGCATGGGCTGGTGCTACGACTCTGAAACCCCCATTAATATCAATGACGTCACTCGTCCTTCTAACACTATTTATATAAGCGATGTCATTGCGGAGCTCAGTAGCTCCCATATTGGAATTAACTCATTCTCCAAAACAGATTGGGGAGAATTACTGCTACCACCCCTTGGTGATGTTCGCAGAGTAGGAATCCATCATCTAGACAATTATAACGCCACCTTCGGTGATGGCAGCGTGAGAACACTCAAACAATCACATCCAGAACAATGGAATACTCGACAGTAGTTATTTGGGAGATACTCCCTTAGAGTAAAATTGACGATAAACGGTCATCCCCGTCATCAAACGATGAGGATAATCCCAATAAAAATAGTCCTGTCCTTTTTTATAAGGCCATCGCTTAGATCGCTTAATGGGACTTTCTCCAAAGCGGAATAAACTTTCCTGAGGAACCACATGAATCAACTTCTCTGACAAAAGCTGATGACGCTTGGCAAAGTCATGCGGCATGGAGGGCAATAAGATCTCAGCTTTCTTAATATCATCTGCCAGATACGGGTGATCTTGCCAAATTTCGGCAGCTTTTTCTTCTGTCAGATCATTCCAATGAAAGTCAACTAAAAACTTCTCATAGAGTGGATCAATTAAATAATCCCTTCCTTTGTATCTAACCTGACATATCGTGTGCTTCGAGATCCCCGTGTCTTCTTCTATAAAGTATACGATGTAGACGTCTGCGCCTAATTGATACGCCAACTCAGTCATCACCCAACTTTGCCGATCACACACCCCAAAACCGCGCTGCCATATTTGTATTGGGAATGCAGCTCGATCAGGACCTTCACCTTTGGCTGCTACTTGAGTATTGACAAGATCATAAAGTTTACGAATTGGATCCTCTCCTTCTTTCAAGCTCGCTTTCATCTTCTCGACTTGCCTCTTAAATAAGAGGCTCTGCATCCAATAAAAATAGTCGAGCTCGGTGAATTTTGAGTCTTCATAGAAATCATCTTTTAAATCAAACTCATTAAATAAAGCTTTATAAGTTTTATCTTTCACAGTAAAATCAGGACCTAAATCCAATGAATTAACTAAAGCCAATGCTTCCTTGTGACGTCCTAACAAAACATATTCATAAAACTTTTGTAATTTTACGCTCTCTTCATCAGTACTCTGATTACTTGAAGGTTCTTGGGCCACAACTTGCTGATTTTTCTGCACCTCTTGTTTACAAGAAACAAAAACCAAGCAAAGCCCTAATAAAATATACAACATCCCTCTCATTTGATAAACTCCTGTAAATGCCTTTTAAATTCTAAAATAGGGAGGCCCATTATGTTCTCGTACTCGCCATCAAATGACTCTATAATCAAATCACCATGCTCATTAATGTTATACCCACCAGCTTTATCCAAGGGATTAACCTTTGCATAGTATTCGTCGACGACTGATTCATCAAAGTCTTTGAATTTCACTTTACTCACACCAACAAACTGTTTGGTTTGGCTTCCTAAACAAATACAGACGGCCGTGTAAACCTGATGTGCTTTTCCCGATAAATCTAGCAAGCGCACCTTTGCTTGATCAATAGACTTTGGTTTCCCAAGCAGTTGACCATTAAAACAAACCACCGTATCAGCTGCGACAACAATTTTATCTTTGTACGTCTGAGCAATTTTTTGTGCTTTAAGCTGGGCATTATAAGCTGCCGTTTGCACAGCTTCTCCATCGGCACGCTCATCCACATCCGCACTGATGACTTCTATAGCAAATCCAGCTTCTTTTAAAATTTCTGCTCTTCTTGGCGATGCGGAAGCGAGGATTATTTGTTCACTAATCATTTAAGTATCCTTAAGAAATCAAAACTATTAAAGAATTTGAGTAAATTGTACATAAAATTCAAAATATTTCGGTACAAAATTGTAAAAGCCGTCAATTCATTTACATAAAGGGATGCGGGAATTGAAATTCATTAAACTCAGAGTATATAAGATGCTGTAAAATAGGTTTATGTCTAGCTTCATGCAGTGTCATAAATAACTAAAAGCTTTTTTAATAATAGTAATAGGGTCAAATATGAAAAATATTGGCAAGGAAAAAGCCCTTCAGATGCTCGAACAGATGATTCGTGTGCGTCGTTTTGAAGAAGGCTGCCTTAAATCCTACCAACAGAAATTTATTACGGGTTTCTGTCACACATATATCGGTCAAGAAGCCGTTGCAGTAGGTGCCATGGCGCACCTCACACCTACAGATGCATATGTAACATCTTATCGCTGTCACGCACAAGGCCTCATCGGTGGTTTAACTTCGAGAGAAGTTATGGCCGAAATGTTTGGTAAAATAACGGGTTGCGTTCGCGGTAAAGGTGGTTCAATGCACGTTTTCTCAAAGAAGAATAACTACCTCGGTGGTCACGGTATCGTTGGCGGTCAAATCCCCATCGGCTTGGGTGCTGCGTTCGCATTAAAATATGAAGAGAAAGAAGGCGTCGCACTCACTTTCTTTGGCGATGGCGCTTCAATGCAGGGTACTTTCCACGAAAGCCTCAACCTCGCATCACTATGGGACGTTCCGGTCATCTTTATCTGTGAAAACAATCAATACGGCATGGGCACATCCAACGATCGTGCTTTAGCCAATCCGCAAGTTTCTGACTTTGCTGCAGCCTACAAAATGAAAGGCTATGAAGTGGACGGTATGAATCTCGAAGCTTCTTATAAGGCTTTTGGTGAAATTATTGCTGATTGCAAAAAGAATAGTCGTCCAGCCCTAGTGAATGTTACGACTTACCGCTACCAAGGACACTCCGTCTCTGACGCCGGTCTCTACCGCACAAAAGACGAAGTCAAATGCTGGAAAGAGAAAGACCCCATCAATAGTTTCTATAAATCCATGGAAGAGCAAGGCTGGATCGATGAAGAAGGCTACAAAGCCCTCGACAAAGAGATGAAAGCTGAAGTTAAAGACGCTCTCGATTTCGCCAAAGAATCTCCTTGGCCTCCAATGGATGAACTCACAAACCATGTATACGCGTGAGGTAACAAATGCCAATTACTGAATTTAGACAAGCCTTAAATCAGGCTCTTGAAGAAGAAATGATCCGTGATGAAAAAGTTTACATCATGGGTGAAGAAGTTGCCGAATACAATGGCGCATACAAAGTAACAAAAGGCCTGCTCGACAAGTTTGGCGAGAAGCGCGTTCGTGACACGCCAATTACCGAAGCTGGTTTCACTGGCCTAGGTATAGGCTCGGCAATGATGGGCCTCCGTCCCGTCATCGAATACATGAGCTGGAACTTTTCACTTGTTGCAATTGACCAAATCATCTCAAATGCGGCAAAAATGTACTACATGACTGGCGGTCAGTTTTCTGTACCAATCGTGATGCGCGGTGCTTCTGGTGCGGCGGCTCAAGTATCTTGTCAGCACTCACATAACCTCGAAAGTTTCTATGCACATATCCCAGGCCTCATTGTCATGGCGCCTTCAACTCCCTATGATGCAAAAGGCTTACTCAAGGCGGCAATCCGCAACGATAATCCAGTTATCTTCCTTGAAAACGAAATGCTTTATGGCAACATGGGTGAAGTTCCTGAAGAGGAATACCTCATCGAAATCGGCAAAGGTGACATCAAACGTGAAGGTACTGATGTAACAATCTGTGCTCACTTACGCCAAGTTGGTTTTGCACTTGAAGCAGCTGACATCTTAGCCAAAGAAGGTATCAGTGCAGAAGTGGTAGATCCACGTACAATCAAGCCATTAGATATTGATCTTATTGCTAACTCAGTCCGCAAGACAAAACGTCTTGTTGTTGCCGAAGAAGGCCACAAGTTCTGTGGATTTGGCTCAGAAGTCTCTTCGCTCATTCACGAAATGTGCTTCGACGACCTAGATCACCCCGTCATTCGAGTAAGCCAGGGTGAGAACCCACTGCCTTACGCGAAAAATATTGAAGCAGCTTCACTACCCGATGTCCAAGACATTGTTGCCGCTGCAAAAAAATCACTTTATAAATAGGAGTAAGACATGTCCACTATCATGATTACCCTCCCTAGCTTAAGCCCTACTATGACAGAAGGTACCATTGCAGAATGGAAAGTTAAGCCAGGCGACGAAATCGAATCTGGTCAGGTAATTGCGAGTATCGCAACTGACAAATCTACTGTTGACTACGAATCTCTCGAAGAAGGTTTTCTTCGTGAAATCATCCTCGAAGCTGGCGGTGCGGGCCCCGTAGGCAAAGTTATTGCTGTCTTCACTGAAGAAGCTGACGAAGACTACAAAGAAGAACTCGAAGCCGCTCTCGCTGAAGAATCAGTTCCAGAGCCAGAAGAAGAAGCCAGCGAAGAAAGCTCAGATGACGCTCCTACGGCCTCTGCTCCAAAAGCCCCTGTTAGTGGTGGTGCCGTAACAGCAACAATCGTTCCTGTTTCTGCCCCCCCGGCCGACGTCCCTGGCCTTGGCTCACTCAGCCCATCAGCACAAGACATCAAAGTGTCTCCCGCTGCACGCAAATTAGCTGAAGCTAAACGCATCAATCTTGCTGCAGTCAAACCTGCAACGACGGGTGATCGCATCGTGCTTAACGATATCGAAACGCTTCCAAACGGCTACGGTGCTTCCGAAGCTCAAAGCGGATCAGGCTTAGTTGGCTACGTCAACCGTGCAAGTGAATCACTCACTGATATCCCAATGACTCAAATGCGCCAAGCTATTGCTAACCGCATGGTACAAGCATCTGCTGGTGTCCCAGTCATCTATCTCACTACAAAAATTGAGATGGACCGGCTCATGGACCTCCGCGCACAAATCAACTCTATGGAAGGCGTTCGCATTTCAATCAATGACTTCATTGTCAAGGCTTGCGGTCTCTCACTTGCTAAGTTCCCTGCCATGAACGGCGCTTTCCAAGGCGACAAAATCGTTCAATTTAACGATGTCGACATTTCAGTTGCCGTATCTATTCCAGATGGCTTGATCACACCAATCGTACGCTCTGCTGATAGCAAGGGCCTTGCTTCAATCTCGAAAGATGTCAAATCTCTTGTTGGTAAAGCGCGTTCAAACTCTCTGAGCCCAGAAGAGTACCAAGGTGGATCTTTCACTATTTCAAACCTCGGCATGTTCGGTGCGGTTGACAGCTTCACAGCCATCCTCAACCCACCACAATCAGCTATCTTAGCTGTCGCTGGAACTCAAGAAGAGCTCAAACTCGTCAACGGTGAAGTTAAATCAGCGAAAGTTTGTAAAATGACCATCACTTGCGATCACCGCGTCATCGATGGTGCACTTGCAGCTGAGTTCATGAACGCCTTGAAAGATTACCTCGAAACCCCAGCTAAACTCATCGTTTAAGGAGATCCAAATGTCTGAAAAATTTGACGTAGTTATCATCGGTGCAGGACCTGGCGGTTATGTAGCTGCAATTAAAGCTGGCCAAGCCGGTCTTAAAGTTGCTTGTATCGACAAAGCTGAACTCGGCGGAATCTGCTTAAACTGGGGCTGCATCCCAACTAAAGCCTTTTTAAAGTCTGCTGAAGTTCTCCAATCCATGAAACATGCAGGCGACTACGGTCTCTCATGCACTAATGCAAAAGCGAGCCTTGAGGCTATCGTAAAACGCTCACGCGGCGTTTCTAGCACTATGGTAAGTGGCATTGAATTTCTTTTCAAGAAAAATAAAGTCACTCACATCCAAGGCACTGCAGAAATTATTGCCTCCAACCTCGTCCAAGTCACTGACGAAGAAGGTTCACGCCATATCGAAACTGACAAAGTTATCGTTTCAACGGGTGCATCACCGGTAAAAATCCCAATCTTCCCAGTCGACGGCGAAAACATCATCACTTACCGCCAAGCTCTCGAGCAAACTAAGCAGCCTAAAAAGATGCTTGTTATCGGCGCTGGTGCGATTGGTGTTGAATTCTCTTATTTCTTTAATGCCATCGGCACAGAAATTCACTTAGTAGAGATGGCTGACCAACTCCTCCCCGTAGAAGATGCGGATAGCGCAAAAGTTCTCGAAGCTGAATTCAAAAAACAAGGTATTAACGCCTACACCAAAACCAAGACTAAATCGGTTGAAGTTATCAAGAAAGGCAAAATCAAAGCCATTCTCGAAGACGCTAAAGGCAAAGAGACTGAACTCGAAGTTGACCGCGTACTCGTAGCCGTCGGCATGAGTGCCAACACTCAAGGAATTGGCCTTGAAGCTGCTGGTGTTAAACTCGACGAGCGTGGCAACATTCTCGTTAACGAGTTCCAACAAACGTCTAACGAAAACATTTATGCAATCGGCGACTGTGCTGGTCGTCAAATGTTGGCTCACAAAGCTTCTGCCGAAGGCGAAGTTGCTGTTGACCACATTGCTGGCAAAGCAAAGCATGGCGTTGACTACGGCCAAATTCCTGGCTGCACTTACTGTCAACCACAAGTCGCTGGCGTTGGCCTCACTGAGAAAGCTGCTAAAGCCGCTGGTAAAGAGATCAAAATTGGTCGCTTCCCCTTCACTGCTTCAGGTAAAGCTCATGGCGTTGGCCACCCAGAAGGTCTCGTTAAGCTTATCTTTGAAGCTGGCTCAGATCAATTACTTGGTGCTCACATCGTCGGCTATGATGCTACAGAGATGATTGCCGAGCTCGGCCTTGCGATGAAGCTCGAAGCTACTTGGGAAGAAATTGCCCATACAGTTCACGCTCACCCAACGCTTTCCGAAGCAGTTATGGAATGCGCCATGGACTCACAAGGCAAAGCCATCCACATCTAGACTTAATACAGCCTCAAAAAAAGCCTCTCCTCACCGAGAGGCTTTTTTATGTTGCATCGACATAATTTGCTTGAACCGCTAAGAAGTTATATACTTAGCTAAGTTAATAAGCTAAGCAAAGCGATATGAATGTAAATATACACGAAGCAAAAACTCAAATATCAAAGCTACTCAAGCTTTGCGAACAAAGTGAAGAAATTATAATTGCTAGAAAAGGCGAACCCGTAGCAAAACTTAGCTCTCTAAAAAACAATAGATCACTAGGATTTTTCCAATGTGATGTAAATATGAACAATTTCGATGACCCTATTCTCGGCATGGAAGACTATCTTATTGCTGAAGACAACAATGAACATACTCCTTGACACCCATGCTTTTATTTGCTTTAGCTCAAATCAAATGGACAAATTAAGCCAAAAAGCCATTTCATCCTTCTTAGGTATAAATAATGAAATTTTTCTTAGTAAAGCAAGCATATGGGAAATGGCTATTAAAATTAACATCGGAAAAATACGCCTATCGAAGTCAGTCGAGTCGCTTATCTCTACAGCCGTAAAGAATAATATTAAAATTCTCAATACAGAACTCAAGCATATCCTCAATTATCAAAAGCTAAAGCTACATCACAACGATCCATTTGACCGATTAATCATCTCTTCCGCCTACTCAGAACAAATGAAAATCATCTCCTGTGATGAAAAATTCTCACTATATGAGGAAATAGTCGATATCATCTGGTGATTTTTTCTGTTAAGATTTCTTAAAGAAAGCTCTTTTGCCTATTGAAGCCATACACAAAACCAATTATAATACGCGAATCAAAATTAAACTGAAACGCAAGTCAAATTTCATGCACCTTCAAAGACAAATTAAATCAGTTGCCTTCAACTCAGTTAAAAACGCTGCCGCGGATCCTCTTTGCCTAGTCCTGCAAATAAGCTCACTGCTCATTTTAGCGGCTTTAGCAAATATCCCTTCAACTAGCCCCAATGAACACGTTCGTTTTATTCGTGACCAATCTTTGAGTTTCATGTTAATTGCGGGTTGTTTAGGAGCTCTTTTCGCCAGTATCAAAACTGTGACAGACGATTTCCAACGTGGTGCAGGCGATATCATGATGAGCCGCCCCATATCACCCAGCACTCTGCTTGTCGGAAAATTCCTAGGCTTATTTCTATCCCAAGGCCTTTTCTACATCTCGCTCGCCATTGCCTATCTATTTCTAAGTGAAATTGCTGCCGATGACCACGACCTCATGTTTGGTGGACTCGCTCTCTACGTTATATCCGTTATAGCAGGCCCCATTTTCGCGGCAATTCGTCAAGCATTTTTCAACAAAAGCTTCCCCTTATGCGCTGCCTTAGCTACCCCAATCTGTATGGCTCTTGGTTTACTTATTCGCCTGCCCTTCACAGAACTCAAATACTTTGACTTTATTGGCTTACCCGCTGTCCTCATGGTTTTTTTAGCAATCATAGCATTCTTAGGAATCCTACTCCCCGTAGCTGTACGCTTCGACACCCCCATAGTCTTAAGCTTTGGAGCCTTAATTTTCTTCCTAGGCTTATTCAGTAACTATGCTGTTGCGACCTTAATTGGTAACAACACTTTCTCAACCCTCATTTTAAGCATCTTGCCAAATTGGCAAAGCTACTGGATTCTTGACCAAATCGCTCTAAACGGCTCAGTTTCCAGCTCATACATGCTCTCATGCGCTTTACAATCCTTACTTTTATGTGGATTGTATCTCTGCCTTGCAATTACTATCCTCGAAAAACGTGAGCTTAACGGAAATATTTCATGACCTATAAACGTCAACAGAAACTCGCCATCCTATCTACAATTGCTTGCTTTTTTATGGCAGCAGTATTTGGCCTTCTTATCACTAAACTCCCTGAATCTGCCCATGGGCACATACTTCAAGCAGGCATAGCCCTGCTTGCTTCAGCCTTCATTTCTCTCTTATCCTATTTTCATGCTGGCTCATGCCAAAAAGCCTTAGTCGAAAAACAAGATATGGAAGATCGCCCGCCTGAAGAAAATATTTTCGGTGATGATGAAGGCCTCACTTTAACTCCAGGACAAAATAACCTTGAGTCCTTTAGAAAAATAATCATCCCCACTTTTCTCATTGCCATTTCTGCTCTTGAATTTGCCACCGCAATCTCTTTCTTTAACTTAAGTATCCCCGAAAACCTCAAACTACCAGAACAGGGCTCCAACCCTTTCCTCCTCTGTAGTTTTATTTTATTTGGTATCACTTTTATTTTTTTCGCCACTGGCAAGTATTTTTCTGGCCTAGCTTTTGGAGAAAACCTCAGCCTATTACGTCCCGCTTGTGGCCGCCTATTATACTGTTCGTTTATCTCTCTAATCGCAGGGATAAGTTCCTTACTTGCCAACTATGGCCACTTCCAGTGGATTGACATTAGTAGTCGCTTTATTGCTTCACTCGCCATCATACTTGCCAGTGAAAGAATCTTACTTTGGATCCTCGACCTCTATCGTCCGCGAGAAGCTAACGAAGGCGAAGCCCTCGTTTATGAAAGTCGATTACTTTCCATCTTCAGTCGTCCTAGTGGCTTTATTGGCAATCTTTCTGATGTCTTGGAGTACCAATTTGGCTTTCGTATTTCAGAACAGATTATCAAAAAATTTGTTTTTCGAATTCTCACTCCTTTTGCTTGCTTACAAGTCATCCTGCTCATCGTCTTCTCTTCCATAACTTATATTGCTCCCGGTTACAAAGCTATACTCAGTGGCTCTGGCACAAGCAGCACATT
The genomic region above belongs to Lentisphaera araneosa HTCC2155 and contains:
- a CDS encoding dihydrolipoamide acetyltransferase family protein, with amino-acid sequence MSTIMITLPSLSPTMTEGTIAEWKVKPGDEIESGQVIASIATDKSTVDYESLEEGFLREIILEAGGAGPVGKVIAVFTEEADEDYKEELEAALAEESVPEPEEEASEESSDDAPTASAPKAPVSGGAVTATIVPVSAPPADVPGLGSLSPSAQDIKVSPAARKLAEAKRINLAAVKPATTGDRIVLNDIETLPNGYGASEAQSGSGLVGYVNRASESLTDIPMTQMRQAIANRMVQASAGVPVIYLTTKIEMDRLMDLRAQINSMEGVRISINDFIVKACGLSLAKFPAMNGAFQGDKIVQFNDVDISVAVSIPDGLITPIVRSADSKGLASISKDVKSLVGKARSNSLSPEEYQGGSFTISNLGMFGAVDSFTAILNPPQSAILAVAGTQEELKLVNGEVKSAKVCKMTITCDHRVIDGALAAEFMNALKDYLETPAKLIV
- a CDS encoding type II toxin-antitoxin system Phd/YefM family antitoxin, translating into MNVNIHEAKTQISKLLKLCEQSEEIIIARKGEPVAKLSSLKNNRSLGFFQCDVNMNNFDDPILGMEDYLIAEDNNEHTP
- a CDS encoding putative porin produces the protein MLVKKIVAASLMTAALSATAADDVSAQLEELKNAYVKQQQEMQAMRQQIKDVESVHNEAIHKYIKDEIKSEVSKQSSLLSLSSHVEGLKIKGDLRLRYQTEDKGDEKRDRFRERVRIGAEWKTSDGWDIGIGIATGGSDGSSTNHTYGSSENSKGTNNPWDSGDLRLDYAYAKHSWDLSDGKQTLILGKMKNPFFTTKAFFDGDYRPTGVAYQVDMGMLFATVGGFTVQTHDDEKESDTSLYAAQVGVKSDMFKVAGAVYSYQNIDGADRNGGWDGVDEDGNVLDEVMLFDLLAEMYIKLDGVKITPYAQYSINTEADDEDTAYMIGAKAGIGAFSFGAEWRSMEENAVPSIIMDSDFKGGAGREGLVLGAKYKITKNMTAGVKYYDTEEINGDVSEELIQADLVYKF
- a CDS encoding SPFH domain-containing protein → MTYKRQQKLAILSTIACFFMAAVFGLLITKLPESAHGHILQAGIALLASAFISLLSYFHAGSCQKALVEKQDMEDRPPEENIFGDDEGLTLTPGQNNLESFRKIIIPTFLIAISALEFATAISFFNLSIPENLKLPEQGSNPFLLCSFILFGITFIFFATGKYFSGLAFGENLSLLRPACGRLLYCSFISLIAGISSLLANYGHFQWIDISSRFIASLAIILASERILLWILDLYRPREANEGEALVYESRLLSIFSRPSGFIGNLSDVLEYQFGFRISEQIIKKFVFRILTPFACLQVILLIVFSSITYIAPGYKAILSGSGTSSTLEPGLHITPPYPFSQITRVETSRLRQINFTMGKDIRTEQEKEKRPFLDTKSWINTDYQSSLFLTGTGTGSRNAEITVFNAQINYQVKSDEIALWAAHENPEQQLVALARNTLTFELMRSNFTNLYQIPRSELENILLKSLTQALEKYQLNIGVKLESIDILNFQPHPAIAEAWNEKLAAVEFSKLTLDKAGTYAKTTEFDALSARSTIENESSADYYMNSELTKADRDIFETRLKAFKEYKELYTQFALIEILSKHLSSVRKVVFTTEQEKIAELDLKRPQPNILDITE
- the lpdA gene encoding dihydrolipoyl dehydrogenase, whose protein sequence is MSEKFDVVIIGAGPGGYVAAIKAGQAGLKVACIDKAELGGICLNWGCIPTKAFLKSAEVLQSMKHAGDYGLSCTNAKASLEAIVKRSRGVSSTMVSGIEFLFKKNKVTHIQGTAEIIASNLVQVTDEEGSRHIETDKVIVSTGASPVKIPIFPVDGENIITYRQALEQTKQPKKMLVIGAGAIGVEFSYFFNAIGTEIHLVEMADQLLPVEDADSAKVLEAEFKKQGINAYTKTKTKSVEVIKKGKIKAILEDAKGKETELEVDRVLVAVGMSANTQGIGLEAAGVKLDERGNILVNEFQQTSNENIYAIGDCAGRQMLAHKASAEGEVAVDHIAGKAKHGVDYGQIPGCTYCQPQVAGVGLTEKAAKAAGKEIKIGRFPFTASGKAHGVGHPEGLVKLIFEAGSDQLLGAHIVGYDATEMIAELGLAMKLEATWEEIAHTVHAHPTLSEAVMECAMDSQGKAIHI
- a CDS encoding type II toxin-antitoxin system VapC family toxin gives rise to the protein MDKLSQKAISSFLGINNEIFLSKASIWEMAIKINIGKIRLSKSVESLISTAVKNNIKILNTELKHILNYQKLKLHHNDPFDRLIISSAYSEQMKIISCDEKFSLYEEIVDIIW
- a CDS encoding pyruvate dehydrogenase complex E1 component subunit beta produces the protein MPITEFRQALNQALEEEMIRDEKVYIMGEEVAEYNGAYKVTKGLLDKFGEKRVRDTPITEAGFTGLGIGSAMMGLRPVIEYMSWNFSLVAIDQIISNAAKMYYMTGGQFSVPIVMRGASGAAAQVSCQHSHNLESFYAHIPGLIVMAPSTPYDAKGLLKAAIRNDNPVIFLENEMLYGNMGEVPEEEYLIEIGKGDIKREGTDVTICAHLRQVGFALEAADILAKEGISAEVVDPRTIKPLDIDLIANSVRKTKRLVVAEEGHKFCGFGSEVSSLIHEMCFDDLDHPVIRVSQGENPLPYAKNIEAASLPDVQDIVAAAKKSLYK
- a CDS encoding type II secretion system protein encodes the protein MFRLLWAFVKPLLSLRFKHKKACYELCTSALFYKEMDYGKDKYAMRKYFTLIELMTTMTVISIIASMILPSFNRGRQQALKSSCKNNLKNISLVNSIYTDDHNGLVIPADFGNTNEGKLHHWANYITFMDISENILKCPALDDDEHFDPAGHDPQTGNIYTEAAYIMNIIPSDGWNSSPISIDGMGWCYDSETPININDVTRPSNTIYISDVIAELSSSHIGINSFSKTDWGELLLPPLGDVRRVGIHHLDNYNATFGDGSVRTLKQSHPEQWNTRQ
- the pdhA gene encoding pyruvate dehydrogenase (acetyl-transferring) E1 component subunit alpha produces the protein MKNIGKEKALQMLEQMIRVRRFEEGCLKSYQQKFITGFCHTYIGQEAVAVGAMAHLTPTDAYVTSYRCHAQGLIGGLTSREVMAEMFGKITGCVRGKGGSMHVFSKKNNYLGGHGIVGGQIPIGLGAAFALKYEEKEGVALTFFGDGASMQGTFHESLNLASLWDVPVIFICENNQYGMGTSNDRALANPQVSDFAAAYKMKGYEVDGMNLEASYKAFGEIIADCKKNSRPALVNVTTYRYQGHSVSDAGLYRTKDEVKCWKEKDPINSFYKSMEEQGWIDEEGYKALDKEMKAEVKDALDFAKESPWPPMDELTNHVYA
- a CDS encoding Maf family protein yields the protein MISEQIILASASPRRAEILKEAGFAIEVISADVDERADGEAVQTAAYNAQLKAQKIAQTYKDKIVVAADTVVCFNGQLLGKPKSIDQAKVRLLDLSGKAHQVYTAVCICLGSQTKQFVGVSKVKFKDFDESVVDEYYAKVNPLDKAGGYNINEHGDLIIESFDGEYENIMGLPILEFKRHLQEFIK